In the genome of Gordonia rubripertincta, one region contains:
- a CDS encoding DUF3499 domain-containing protein → MKLPRLCCRPGCARSAVATLTFVYAESTAVIGPLATSQEPHSWDLCDDHARRITVPRGWEMLRSERGFSVPAEDHELTALAEAVREAGAVAGGGRPGFIDSGPRGRNSDRTSADSLDAFDSRALDEARAADAAYDAALADRRSGRHRAGPVDSPSQPSATPGAPRHQTRPRPGRRGHLRVLPDPVD, encoded by the coding sequence GTGAAGCTTCCCCGTCTGTGCTGCCGACCCGGCTGCGCCCGATCCGCGGTGGCTACCCTGACCTTCGTCTACGCCGAATCGACTGCGGTGATCGGTCCGCTGGCGACCTCGCAGGAGCCGCATTCCTGGGATCTGTGCGACGACCACGCTCGACGGATCACCGTCCCGCGGGGCTGGGAGATGCTGCGTAGTGAGCGGGGATTCTCGGTGCCCGCCGAGGACCACGAGCTGACCGCCCTCGCCGAGGCCGTCCGCGAGGCCGGCGCCGTCGCCGGAGGTGGACGCCCGGGTTTCATCGACAGCGGGCCCCGCGGCCGTAACTCCGACCGGACGTCGGCCGACTCTCTCGATGCCTTCGACTCGCGAGCTCTCGACGAGGCGCGTGCGGCCGACGCTGCATACGACGCCGCCCTCGCCGATCGCCGCAGCGGCCGTCATCGCGCCGGCCCCGTCGACTCGCCGTCACAGCCGTCAGCAACCCCGGGTGCGCCCCGCCACCAGACCCGACCCCGGCCGGGTCGCCGCGGACATCTGCGGGTACTTCCGGATCCGGTCGACTGA
- a CDS encoding metallopeptidase family protein: MRIHPKPTPRGSIGQPGIRRGRRRVGRYRDRRGRGLRSPLLPQNVPAYNTRSDEFDAVALEAFAEIDAQWHDQLAGLDIAVDEIPRLLPRDPETVEWPDEVTADGAVPLARLIPAGMDVHGVPTRAQIILFRRPLESRAKKGTDLLELVHEVLVQQVATHLGVDEDTIDRGPE; encoded by the coding sequence ATGCGCATCCACCCGAAGCCGACGCCGCGCGGCTCGATCGGCCAGCCGGGAATCCGTCGTGGCCGACGCCGGGTCGGACGGTACCGAGATCGGCGTGGCCGCGGCCTGCGATCCCCGCTGCTGCCGCAGAACGTCCCCGCCTACAACACCCGCTCCGACGAGTTCGACGCCGTCGCACTCGAGGCCTTCGCCGAGATCGACGCACAGTGGCACGACCAGTTGGCCGGACTCGACATCGCCGTCGACGAGATCCCGCGACTACTCCCACGCGATCCCGAGACCGTCGAGTGGCCCGACGAGGTGACCGCCGACGGCGCAGTGCCGCTCGCCCGATTGATCCCCGCGGGGATGGACGTCCACGGGGTGCCCACGCGGGCTCAGATCATCCTGTTCCGCCGGCCGCTGGAGTCACGGGCCAAGAAGGGCACAGATCTCCTCGAGCTCGTGCATGAGGTCCTCGTCCAGCAGGTCGCCACCCATCTGGGCGTCGACGAAGACACGATCGACCGCGGACCTGAATGA
- a CDS encoding WhiB family transcriptional regulator, producing MALVPNDFDDLFDAVEEQWQDRALCAQTDPEAFFPEKGGSTREAKRICQGCEVKAECLEYALHNDERFGIWGGLSERERRRLKRGII from the coding sequence CTGGCCTTGGTGCCCAACGACTTCGACGATCTGTTCGACGCCGTCGAGGAGCAGTGGCAGGACCGTGCACTGTGTGCGCAGACCGACCCGGAGGCGTTCTTCCCGGAAAAGGGTGGATCGACACGTGAGGCCAAGCGAATCTGCCAGGGCTGCGAGGTCAAGGCGGAATGCCTGGAGTACGCGCTCCACAACGACGAACGCTTCGGGATCTGGGGCGGTCTGTCGGAGCGTGAACGCCGTCGCCTGAAGCGCGGAATCATCTGA
- the cofD gene encoding 2-phospho-L-lactate transferase produces MKVTVLVGGVGGARFLLGLRELLGTTPFPPHPDDPTIGVGEHQITAIVNVGDDAWMHGVRICPDLDTCMYTLGDGIDPERGWGRRGETWHAKEELAAYGADPDWFGLGDRDLATHLIRTQMLDAGYRLSDVTAALSRRWSPGVRLLPVTDDRHETHVVIAKPDGDEGERVAIHFQEWWVRHRAQVPTFGFAQVGSDDTTPAPGVLDAITDADVILLAPSNPVVSIGAIVSVPGMRSALRTTKAPVVGVSPIIDNRPLRGMADACLSVIGVESSAEAVAGHYGARSGNGILDGWLIAEGDSAQVDGIAIGSAPLLMTDPQATAQMIRAACALVDVAMPEQNAGTE; encoded by the coding sequence GTGAAGGTGACCGTACTCGTCGGCGGCGTGGGGGGCGCGCGTTTCCTCCTCGGACTGCGCGAACTGCTCGGCACCACCCCGTTCCCGCCGCATCCCGACGACCCCACGATCGGTGTCGGCGAACATCAGATCACCGCGATCGTGAACGTCGGCGACGACGCATGGATGCATGGTGTGCGCATCTGCCCCGACCTCGACACGTGCATGTACACCCTCGGCGACGGCATCGACCCGGAACGCGGGTGGGGCAGGCGCGGCGAAACCTGGCACGCGAAAGAGGAACTCGCCGCCTACGGCGCCGACCCCGACTGGTTCGGCCTCGGCGACCGCGATCTCGCCACCCATCTGATCCGTACCCAGATGCTCGACGCCGGGTACAGGTTGTCCGATGTGACCGCTGCCCTGTCCCGACGCTGGAGTCCGGGCGTGCGTCTGCTGCCGGTCACCGACGACCGGCACGAGACGCATGTGGTGATCGCCAAGCCGGACGGTGACGAGGGCGAGCGCGTCGCCATCCACTTCCAGGAGTGGTGGGTGCGCCACCGTGCCCAGGTCCCGACCTTCGGCTTCGCACAGGTGGGATCGGACGACACCACACCCGCACCCGGGGTGCTCGACGCGATCACCGACGCCGACGTCATCCTGCTCGCACCGTCGAACCCGGTGGTGAGCATCGGCGCGATCGTGAGCGTTCCCGGGATGCGCAGTGCATTGCGCACCACCAAGGCCCCGGTCGTCGGTGTCTCGCCGATCATCGACAACCGGCCGCTGCGCGGCATGGCCGACGCGTGCCTCTCGGTGATCGGTGTCGAGTCGTCCGCCGAGGCCGTCGCCGGCCACTACGGTGCCCGTAGCGGCAACGGCATCCTCGACGGTTGGCTGATCGCCGAGGGCGACAGCGCGCAGGTCGACGGGATCGCCATCGGCTCCGCACCGTTGCTGATGACCGACCCCCAGGCCACCGCGCAGATGATCCGCGCTGCCTGCGCACTCGTCGACGTGGCCATGCCCGAACAGAACGCGGGCACCGAGTGA
- a CDS encoding coenzyme F420-0:L-glutamate ligase, translating to MSDLADHRAPGGLEIRPVSGLPEFTAESDVAAEILAAAPWLESGDVLVVTSKIISKAEGRMVDAPADPEERDALRRKLVEAESVRVLARKNRTLITENRLGLVQAAAGIDGSNVRSDQLALLPEDPDGSARRLRTAIAERVGLEVAVIITDTMGRAWRTGQTDVAIGSAGIAVTHPYDGGTDDYGNPLVVTDIAVADELSAAADLVKGKLAAVPVAVVRGFAPVDDGSTAADLIRPAEEDLFRLGTEEAIALGRREAIRTRRSVRAFDDRPVDPELLRAALGEALTAPAPHHTHPVRFVWVRSDERRRALLDAMTAEWRADLEADSKTPESIEKRLRRGQILYDAPELVIPFLVPDGVHDYPDDRRNAAEHTMFTVAAGGAVASLLIALSVREIGSCWVGSTIFAAPTVRRVLELDASWEPLGAVAVGHPLEAAPLRDAAPTDEWVIEL from the coding sequence GTGAGTGACCTCGCCGATCACCGCGCCCCGGGTGGCCTCGAGATCCGGCCGGTCAGCGGGCTCCCCGAGTTCACTGCCGAATCCGACGTCGCCGCCGAGATCCTCGCCGCCGCACCATGGTTGGAATCCGGAGATGTGCTGGTGGTGACCAGCAAGATCATCTCCAAGGCCGAGGGCCGCATGGTCGATGCGCCGGCCGATCCCGAGGAGCGTGATGCGCTGCGGCGCAAGCTCGTCGAGGCCGAGTCGGTGCGGGTACTCGCCCGCAAGAACCGCACGCTGATCACCGAGAACCGTCTGGGTCTGGTCCAGGCAGCAGCCGGGATCGACGGCTCCAACGTCCGCTCCGACCAGCTGGCCCTGCTCCCCGAGGACCCCGACGGCAGCGCGAGACGACTGCGCACCGCCATCGCCGAGCGTGTCGGTCTCGAGGTCGCGGTGATCATCACCGACACGATGGGGCGTGCCTGGCGCACCGGGCAGACCGATGTCGCGATCGGGTCGGCGGGTATCGCTGTCACCCATCCCTACGACGGCGGCACCGACGACTACGGGAACCCGTTGGTGGTGACCGACATCGCGGTCGCCGACGAACTGTCCGCGGCCGCGGACCTGGTCAAGGGCAAGCTCGCCGCCGTGCCGGTGGCCGTCGTACGCGGGTTCGCGCCCGTCGACGACGGTTCGACCGCCGCCGACCTGATCCGTCCCGCCGAGGAGGATCTGTTCCGGCTCGGCACCGAGGAGGCGATCGCGCTGGGCCGTCGGGAGGCCATCCGTACCCGACGCTCCGTACGGGCCTTCGACGACCGGCCAGTCGACCCGGAACTGCTGCGCGCCGCGCTGGGCGAGGCCCTCACCGCGCCCGCGCCGCACCACACCCATCCGGTGCGGTTCGTGTGGGTGCGGTCTGATGAGCGGCGTCGTGCGCTGCTCGACGCGATGACCGCCGAATGGCGTGCCGACCTCGAAGCCGATTCCAAGACACCCGAATCGATCGAGAAGCGACTCCGTCGTGGGCAGATCCTGTATGACGCACCGGAACTGGTGATCCCGTTCCTGGTGCCCGACGGAGTGCACGACTACCCCGACGACCGACGCAACGCGGCCGAGCACACCATGTTCACGGTGGCCGCGGGCGGCGCGGTGGCGAGTCTGCTGATCGCGTTGTCGGTCCGCGAGATCGGTAGCTGCTGGGTCGGCTCCACGATCTTCGCCGCGCCGACCGTGCGTCGTGTTCTCGAACTCGACGCGTCGTGGGAGCCGCTGGGTGCCGTCGCCGTCGGGCACCCTCTCGAGGCTGCTCCGCTGCGCGACGCGGCGCCGACCGACGAATGGGTGATCGAACTGTGA
- a CDS encoding NUDIX domain-containing protein encodes MSAESLHASAVGALTAWQAPDSGQDSLRHAYLAFLAATPDACLRACAAGHLTGSAIVFDADRSHVLLTLHPRVGKWIQLGGHCEPSDETLAAAALREAREESGIPGLDLDQVGAGGGIVHLHTHPITCSLGVPTRHLDVRYRVVAAPTADGGLPQFERSEESVDLQWWPIDGLPPDTDADIPELIQAALRD; translated from the coding sequence GTGAGTGCGGAATCCCTGCATGCCTCAGCTGTCGGGGCACTGACCGCGTGGCAGGCGCCCGACTCGGGGCAGGACAGTCTTCGGCATGCCTATCTCGCGTTCCTCGCCGCCACCCCCGACGCGTGCCTGCGGGCCTGTGCGGCAGGCCATCTCACCGGGTCGGCCATCGTCTTCGACGCCGACCGCAGCCATGTCCTGCTGACCCTGCATCCCCGCGTCGGCAAGTGGATCCAGCTCGGCGGACACTGCGAACCATCCGACGAGACCCTGGCCGCCGCCGCGCTGCGGGAGGCCCGCGAGGAATCCGGCATCCCAGGGCTCGATCTCGACCAGGTCGGCGCCGGCGGTGGCATCGTCCATCTGCACACCCACCCGATCACCTGCTCGCTGGGAGTGCCGACCCGGCATCTCGACGTGCGCTACCGGGTGGTCGCGGCCCCGACCGCCGACGGCGGTCTGCCACAGTTCGAACGCAGCGAGGAATCGGTGGACCTGCAGTGGTGGCCCATCGACGGCCTCCCCCCGGACACCGACGCCGACATCCCGGAGTTGATTCAGGCCGCGCTGCGGGACTGA
- the glgC gene encoding glucose-1-phosphate adenylyltransferase: MRSQPHVLGIVLAGGEGKRLYPLTMDRAKPAVPFGGAYRLIDFVLSNLVNAGYERICVLTQYKSHSLDRHISQTWWTSGFHGEYITPVPAQQRLGPRWYTGSADAIFQSMNLITDEQPEYIVVFGADHVYRMDPSQMVEAHIASGADVTVAGIRVPRAEAVAFGCIDSDASGKITRFLEKPADPPGTPDDPDSTFASMGNYVFTTEALVEALREDAADSDSDHDMGGDIIPAFVARDTAYVYDFKDNEVPGATERDKGYWRDVGTLDAFYEAHMDLVSVHPIFNLYNGRWPIRGETHNLPPAKFVQGGVAEDSVVGSGCIISGGTVRNSVLSSNVLVEDGAIIEGSVLMPGVRIGKGAVVRKAILDKNVVVGDGEQLGVDPDADRERFSVSAGGVVTVGKGIRV; this comes from the coding sequence GTGAGATCACAGCCGCACGTCCTCGGCATCGTCCTCGCAGGCGGCGAAGGCAAACGCCTTTACCCGTTGACAATGGACCGGGCCAAGCCTGCGGTGCCCTTCGGCGGTGCCTACCGGCTGATCGACTTCGTACTGTCGAACCTGGTCAACGCCGGATATGAGCGCATATGCGTGCTGACGCAATACAAGTCGCATTCGCTGGACCGGCACATCTCGCAGACCTGGTGGACGTCGGGTTTCCACGGGGAATACATCACGCCGGTGCCCGCGCAGCAGCGCCTCGGACCCCGGTGGTACACCGGCAGCGCCGACGCGATCTTCCAGTCGATGAACCTCATCACCGATGAACAACCCGAGTACATCGTGGTCTTCGGTGCCGATCACGTGTACCGCATGGACCCGTCGCAGATGGTCGAGGCGCACATCGCGTCCGGTGCCGACGTGACCGTCGCCGGCATCCGCGTGCCACGTGCGGAGGCGGTCGCCTTCGGATGCATCGACTCCGACGCCTCCGGCAAGATCACCCGCTTCCTGGAGAAGCCCGCCGACCCGCCCGGAACCCCGGACGACCCGGACTCGACCTTCGCCTCGATGGGCAACTACGTGTTCACCACCGAGGCGCTCGTCGAGGCGCTGCGCGAGGACGCCGCCGACTCCGACTCCGACCACGACATGGGCGGCGACATCATCCCGGCGTTCGTCGCCCGCGACACCGCCTACGTCTACGACTTCAAGGACAACGAGGTGCCGGGCGCCACCGAGCGCGACAAGGGTTACTGGCGCGACGTCGGAACCCTCGACGCGTTCTACGAGGCGCACATGGATCTCGTGTCCGTGCACCCGATCTTCAACCTCTACAACGGCCGCTGGCCGATCCGCGGCGAGACACACAACCTCCCACCGGCCAAGTTCGTCCAAGGCGGCGTGGCCGAGGACTCGGTGGTCGGTTCGGGCTGCATCATCTCGGGTGGCACCGTTCGCAATTCGGTGCTGTCGTCGAACGTCCTCGTCGAGGACGGGGCGATCATCGAGGGCAGCGTTCTCATGCCGGGCGTACGCATCGGCAAGGGGGCGGTCGTCCGTAAGGCGATCCTCGACAAGAACGTAGTCGTCGGCGACGGCGAGCAACTCGGCGTCGACCCCGACGCCGACCGGGAGCGCTTCTCCGTCAGCGCCGGTGGCGTTGTGACGGTCGGCAAGGGGATTCGGGTCTAG
- the glgA gene encoding glycogen synthase: MRVAMMTREYPPEVYGGAGVHVTELVRHLRDLATVDVHCMGAERDTAAVYSPDPGLAGANAAITTLSADLRMAVGAEGADVVHSHTWYTGLAGHVAAQLYGVPHILTAHSLEPSRPWKAEQLGGGYRVSSWVERNAVEYADAVIAVSSGMRNDVCNTYPRLDPERVHVVRNGIDTTQWYPVDDPFGPESTLTALGVDPQRPIVAFVGRITRQKGVAHLVAAAHDFAPDVQLVLCAGAPDTPEIGAEIEAAVGRLSASRPGVHWVREMLPLPRIREILTAASVFVCPSVYEPLGIVNLEAMACGTAVVASEVGGIPEVVRDHVTGRLVPYDPVDPQTFEHDLSQTVNAVVADPMMATSMGAAGRERAEAEFSWATIAEQTLGVYNSVLR; the protein is encoded by the coding sequence ATGAGGGTGGCGATGATGACACGGGAGTATCCACCCGAGGTGTACGGCGGTGCCGGCGTACACGTCACCGAATTGGTCCGTCACCTACGCGATCTCGCGACCGTCGACGTGCACTGCATGGGCGCCGAACGCGACACCGCAGCGGTCTATTCACCGGATCCGGGCCTGGCCGGGGCGAATGCGGCGATCACGACACTCTCCGCCGACCTGCGCATGGCAGTCGGGGCCGAAGGCGCTGACGTCGTGCACTCCCACACCTGGTACACCGGCCTCGCCGGACACGTCGCCGCGCAGCTGTACGGTGTCCCGCACATCCTCACGGCGCATTCGCTCGAACCGTCACGCCCGTGGAAGGCCGAACAACTCGGCGGTGGTTACCGGGTGTCGAGCTGGGTCGAACGCAACGCGGTCGAATACGCCGACGCGGTGATCGCGGTGAGCTCGGGCATGCGCAACGACGTCTGCAACACCTACCCACGCCTCGACCCCGAGCGGGTCCACGTGGTGCGCAACGGCATCGACACCACCCAGTGGTATCCCGTCGACGACCCCTTCGGGCCGGAGTCGACGCTCACCGCGCTCGGCGTCGACCCCCAGCGGCCGATCGTCGCTTTCGTCGGACGCATCACCAGGCAGAAGGGTGTCGCACATCTCGTCGCGGCCGCCCACGACTTCGCCCCCGACGTCCAGCTGGTGCTCTGCGCCGGTGCGCCCGACACCCCGGAGATCGGCGCCGAGATCGAGGCGGCGGTCGGCAGGCTGTCCGCGTCCCGGCCCGGTGTGCACTGGGTCCGGGAGATGCTGCCGCTGCCCCGCATCCGCGAGATCCTCACCGCGGCATCGGTCTTCGTGTGCCCGTCGGTGTACGAACCGCTGGGCATCGTGAACCTGGAGGCGATGGCCTGCGGAACCGCGGTCGTGGCCTCGGAGGTCGGCGGGATCCCCGAGGTGGTGCGCGATCACGTCACCGGCCGGCTGGTGCCCTATGACCCCGTCGATCCGCAGACCTTCGAACACGACCTGTCTCAGACGGTGAACGCTGTCGTCGCCGACCCGATGATGGCGACGTCGATGGGTGCGGCGGGCCGCGAGCGTGCGGAGGCCGAGTTCTCGTGGGCCACGATCGCCGAACAGACCCTTGGGGTGTACAACTCGGTCCTTCGCTGA
- a CDS encoding putative RNA methyltransferase, translating into MCTGPFETAPPGTGHDETSPAVAGARPSPRGGTLRCGDGHSFDIARQGYVSLLDGRSGSLRADTAAMVAARARVHEAGFFDPVLDAVAERTREFGANVDKPVVLDAGAGGGHYLRAAVTALTGASSSTAARGIGIDLSKFCARAISRGAPSHAAIVADIWRGLPIADDAATVALSVFAPRNAAEFARVLQPGGGLVVVSPAADHLAEIIEPMQMLRVDSGKSQRLQATFADGFEVVDSSPVRSVLELDARTVGDLVAMGPSAFHAEDADIRSRAEAFVGDGRVQVSLSVVVTTCRPTAGN; encoded by the coding sequence GTGTGTACCGGGCCTTTCGAGACCGCGCCGCCCGGGACCGGGCACGACGAGACTTCCCCGGCCGTAGCCGGGGCCCGGCCGTCACCGCGTGGAGGAACACTCCGCTGCGGTGACGGTCATTCCTTCGACATCGCCAGACAGGGTTATGTCTCACTGCTCGACGGACGTTCGGGTTCTTTACGTGCCGACACGGCGGCCATGGTCGCGGCCCGCGCACGGGTCCACGAAGCCGGCTTCTTCGACCCGGTTCTCGACGCGGTGGCCGAACGGACACGCGAATTCGGCGCGAACGTCGACAAACCCGTCGTCCTGGATGCGGGAGCCGGTGGGGGCCACTACCTTCGCGCCGCGGTGACTGCTCTCACCGGCGCGTCGTCATCTACCGCGGCCCGCGGGATCGGCATCGACCTCTCCAAATTCTGTGCGCGGGCGATCTCCCGCGGCGCTCCGAGTCACGCGGCGATCGTCGCCGACATCTGGCGCGGCCTACCGATCGCCGATGACGCTGCCACCGTTGCGCTCTCGGTGTTCGCGCCACGCAATGCCGCCGAGTTCGCGCGGGTACTGCAGCCCGGCGGAGGTCTTGTGGTCGTCAGCCCGGCCGCGGATCATCTCGCCGAGATCATCGAGCCGATGCAGATGCTGCGCGTCGACTCCGGCAAATCCCAGCGGCTGCAGGCCACCTTCGCCGACGGTTTCGAGGTCGTCGACTCGTCGCCGGTCCGTTCCGTTCTCGAACTCGATGCGCGGACCGTGGGCGACCTCGTCGCGATGGGCCCGTCGGCCTTCCACGCCGAGGACGCCGACATCCGCTCACGTGCTGAGGCATTCGTCGGGGACGGACGGGTGCAGGTGTCGTTGTCGGTCGTCGTCACGACCTGCCGTCCGACCGCCGGGAACTGA
- a CDS encoding DUF3117 domain-containing protein, which yields MAAMKPRTGDGPLEAAKEGRGIVVRIPIEGGGRLVVELTADEAAALGEELRGVTG from the coding sequence ATGGCGGCAATGAAGCCACGTACTGGGGACGGCCCCCTCGAAGCGGCCAAGGAAGGGCGTGGAATCGTTGTCCGGATTCCGATCGAGGGCGGAGGTCGTCTCGTCGTCGAGCTGACCGCCGACGAAGCCGCCGCACTGGGTGAGGAACTCCGCGGGGTCACCGGCTGA
- a CDS encoding DivIVA domain-containing protein yields MQTLLLYLLIMALVAGAVFAIVWFVFGRGEDLPPVETDTTLTRLPTVGISGDDVRALRFMQTFRGYKQSEVDWALARLAREVDDLRTVIARLRERESKTGVTPAATNVPDAAAEDADNPENSREQAVYGDPDPNSATREAGPSMSSDR; encoded by the coding sequence ATGCAGACCCTGCTGCTGTACCTGCTGATCATGGCGCTCGTCGCCGGGGCAGTGTTCGCCATCGTCTGGTTCGTGTTCGGGCGCGGGGAGGATCTGCCCCCGGTCGAAACCGACACCACCCTCACCCGTCTGCCGACGGTCGGGATCAGCGGCGACGACGTCCGGGCGCTGCGTTTCATGCAGACGTTCCGGGGTTACAAGCAGTCCGAGGTCGACTGGGCGCTGGCGCGTCTCGCACGCGAGGTCGACGACCTTCGAACGGTCATCGCGCGTCTCCGCGAGCGCGAGTCCAAGACAGGTGTGACCCCTGCCGCGACGAACGTTCCGGACGCTGCCGCAGAAGATGCCGACAACCCCGAGAACAGCCGGGAACAGGCGGTTTACGGCGATCCGGACCCCAATTCCGCCACGCGCGAGGCAGGTCCGTCGATGTCCTCCGACAGGTGA
- a CDS encoding glucosyl-3-phosphoglycerate synthase, with protein MTKQKRRNPITRDKGAVWPTPAEALGTKRQWSATHTWEQPDWTIDELVAAKAGRTVSVVLPALNEEETVADVIASIMPLYGTLVDELIVLDSGSTDATAERALAAGAQVISREEAVPELEPVKGKGEVLWRSIAATTGDIIAFVDSDLIDPDPAFVPKMLGPLLVNPEIHLVKGYYRRPLRTGGTQDANGGGRVTELVARPLLASQKPDLTAVLQPLGGEYAGTREMLSSVPFAPGYGVEIGLLIDTYDRYGLAGIGQVNLGVRTHRNRPLIELGVMSRQIVGTLMRRCGIEDSGVGLTQFTAESDGSFTPHTTEVYLEDRPPMNTLRSVDAKVMAS; from the coding sequence ATGACCAAGCAGAAGCGACGTAACCCCATCACTCGCGACAAGGGCGCCGTCTGGCCGACGCCGGCCGAGGCTCTGGGTACCAAGCGGCAGTGGTCGGCAACCCACACCTGGGAACAGCCGGACTGGACCATCGACGAACTCGTCGCCGCAAAGGCCGGTCGCACCGTCTCGGTGGTGCTCCCCGCGCTGAACGAGGAGGAGACCGTCGCCGACGTGATCGCCTCGATAATGCCGCTGTACGGCACGCTCGTCGACGAACTCATCGTCCTCGACTCGGGCTCCACCGATGCCACCGCCGAGCGTGCTCTCGCCGCCGGCGCGCAGGTCATCAGCCGTGAAGAGGCGGTACCCGAACTCGAACCCGTCAAGGGCAAGGGTGAGGTGCTGTGGCGTTCGATCGCCGCGACCACCGGCGACATCATCGCCTTCGTCGACTCCGACCTGATCGACCCGGACCCGGCGTTCGTGCCGAAGATGCTCGGACCGCTCCTGGTGAACCCGGAGATCCATCTGGTGAAGGGCTACTACCGCCGCCCGCTGCGGACCGGCGGCACCCAGGACGCCAACGGCGGCGGTCGCGTCACCGAACTCGTCGCCCGTCCGTTGCTGGCCTCCCAGAAGCCCGACCTCACCGCGGTTCTCCAGCCGCTCGGCGGTGAGTACGCAGGCACCCGCGAGATGCTGTCGTCGGTGCCGTTCGCGCCCGGCTACGGCGTGGAGATCGGCCTCCTCATCGACACCTACGACCGGTACGGTCTCGCCGGCATCGGACAGGTCAACCTCGGCGTTCGCACCCACCGCAACCGTCCGCTCATCGAACTCGGCGTCATGAGCCGACAGATCGTCGGCACGCTCATGCGGCGATGCGGCATCGAGGACTCCGGTGTCGGACTCACCCAGTTCACCGCCGAGTCCGACGGCTCGTTCACCCCGCACACCACCGAGGTCTACCTCGAGGACCGTCCGCCGATGAACACGCTCCGCTCCGTCGATGCCAAGGTGATGGCCTCCTAA
- the folP gene encoding dihydropteroate synthase, with protein MTVSPTLCGRPVATDRALVMAIVNRTPDSFYDRGASFDDTAAQRRVDQVVAEGADIIDVGGVKAGPGEEVDATTEAARVVPMIAWIRERHPDVLISVDTWRSEVADQACAAGADLINDTWAGFDPEVVAVAAERGAGIVCSHTGGAVVRTRPHRVSYGDSVDAVVADVLAEVTGAAERALAAGVHRDAIVIDPTHDFGKNTHHGLALLRGVKDLVNTGWPVLMALSNKDFVGETLGTDLEQRLEGTLAATALAAAEGARIFRVHEVAATRRVVDMVAAIAGTRPPARTVRGLA; from the coding sequence ATGACCGTTTCGCCGACCCTGTGCGGTCGTCCGGTGGCCACCGACCGCGCGCTGGTCATGGCGATCGTCAACCGCACCCCCGACTCCTTCTACGACCGTGGCGCCAGCTTCGACGACACCGCCGCGCAGCGGCGCGTCGACCAGGTGGTCGCCGAAGGTGCCGACATCATCGATGTCGGCGGGGTGAAGGCAGGGCCCGGCGAGGAGGTCGACGCGACGACCGAGGCGGCTCGCGTGGTGCCGATGATCGCGTGGATCCGCGAGCGCCACCCGGATGTGCTGATCAGCGTCGACACGTGGCGCAGCGAGGTCGCCGACCAGGCGTGCGCGGCGGGGGCCGATCTCATCAACGACACGTGGGCCGGATTCGATCCCGAGGTCGTCGCGGTGGCCGCCGAACGCGGCGCGGGGATCGTGTGTTCGCACACCGGCGGCGCCGTCGTCCGGACCCGTCCGCACCGGGTCTCCTACGGCGATTCCGTCGACGCGGTGGTGGCCGATGTGCTCGCCGAGGTGACCGGGGCGGCCGAACGGGCTCTGGCTGCGGGCGTACATCGAGACGCGATCGTTATCGACCCGACGCATGATTTCGGCAAGAACACTCACCACGGGCTCGCTCTGTTACGCGGTGTGAAAGATCTTGTTAATACGGGCTGGCCGGTCCTGATGGCGCTGAGCAACAAGGATTTCGTGGGGGAGACTCTGGGTACAGACCTGGAGCAACGGTTGGAAGGAACTCTCGCCGCGACTGCTCTGGCCGCCGCCGAAGGCGCCCGGATCTTTCGCGTACACGAGGTCGCCGCCACCCGTCGTGTGGTCGACATGGTCGCTGCCATCGCGGGAACGAGACCGCCCGCCCGAACAGTCAGGGGACTTGCATGA